Below is a genomic region from Granulibacter bethesdensis CGDNIH1.
CGCCCGACCGGCACCATCATCGCACCCCCCAGCCCCTGCAGGACACGGGAAGCAACCAGCATACCGAGCGTGGTGGAATACCCGCACAGCACTGAGCCAAGCGTAAAAATTCCGATTGCCGCGCGAAACACATTGCGGGCCCCGAACCGGTCCGCCACCCAACCGGAAGCAGGGATAAAAACCGCAAGGCTCAACAGATAGGCCGTCAGGGCCATGCTCATATGAACCACCGGTACACCAAATTGCCGCGCCATGGCGGGCAGAGCGGTAGCAATCACGGTGCCATCGACATTCTGCATGAACAGCGCACAGGCAACGATCATCGCCGTCACGCGGCTGGACGTCGTCACCACCCGGTCCCCGCTACCCGCATCATTGCGGGCCCCATTGCGGGCCCCATTGCGGGCGCTGTCTTCAGTCATCCTCACGCGGGGTACGGCGGACCAGCACCTCACGTTTGCCGACATGATTGGCGGGGCCGACGATGCCTTCTTTCTCCATCTGCTCGATCAGCTTCGCTGCACGGTTATAGCCGATGGACAGATGACGCTGGATGAAGCTGGTGCTGGCCTTGCCTTCCCGCGCCACCAGCGCAACGGCCTGATCGAACAGACCTTTCTCCCCGTCGCCCGCCCCGCCCATGCCGGGAATCATGGAGCCGCCATCCTCGTCACTACCCTCGGTGACTTCCTCGACATAATGAGGCTCGCCCTGCGCACGCAGGAAATCGACCACCTTCTCTACCTCACCATCCGAAACAAACGGGCCATGCGTGCGCAGAATGCGTCCCCCACCTGCCATGTAGAGCATGTCGCCCTGACCCAGAAGCTGCTCCGCGCCCTGCTCTCCCAGAATGGTGCGGCTGTCGAACTTGCTGATCACCTGGAAGGAAATACGGGTCGGGAAATTGGCCTTGATGGTGCCCGTGATAACATCCACGGACGGGCGCTGTGTCGCCATGATGACATGAATACCGGCAGCGCGGGCCATCTGCGCCAGACGCTGCACTGCGGCCTCGATCTCCTTGCCCGCGACCATCATCAGATCGGCCATTTCATCGATCACCACGACGATGAATGGCAGCGGCTCCAGCGCCAGCTGCTGCTCCTCGAAAGTCGGGCGGCCTGTTTCGGGGTCGAAGCCGGTCTGTACCCGGCGGGTCACGACCTCCCCCCGCGCACGGGCTTCAGCCACACGTTCATTATAGCCGGTGACGTTACGCACGCTGAGCTGGCTCATCGAGCGATAGCGGCGCTCCATTTCCCGCACGACCCATTTCAGCGCCGTCACCGCCTTGGCCGGTTCGGTCACCACGGGCGACATCAGATGCGGGATGCCATCATACACCGACAGTTCCAGCATTTTCGGATCGATCAGGATCAGGCGGCATTGATCCGGGGACAGGCGATACAGCAGCGACAGGATCATCGCATTGACGCCGACCGACTTGCCGGACCCCGTCGTGCCGGCAATCAGCAGATGCGGCATGCGGGCCAGATCGGCCACCACTGGCGCACCGCCAATATCCTTGCCGAGCGCCAGTGCCAGACGGCCCGGATGGCGCATCGCCTCATCCGCGCCGAGCAATTCGGCGAGGTACACCGTCTCCCGTTTATCGTTAGGCACCTCGATCCCGATGACGTTTCGCCCCGGCACCGTGGCGATACGCACCGCGAGCACCGACAGGCTGCGGGCGACATCCTCCGCCAGGCCGATCACGCGAGCACTGCGGATGCCGGGGGCCGGTTCCAGCTCATACAACGTCACCACCGGACCGGGGCGGATATCGCGGATCGCTCCCTGCACCCCGTATTCGCCCAGCACCGTTTCCAGCAACCGGGCATTTTCCTGCAACACCTCGTCACTCGGCCGGCTACCGCCACGGGGGGGAGGCTGCGTCAGCAGGTCGAGCGGCGGCAACTGCCAGCCCGGCTCTTCTTCCACAACCTGCCGTGCTGAACGACCATAAGAGGCAGCACTCTGCGCTGACAGGGACGATGCCCGCGCAGGCACAGCCACCGTGATGCGCGGATCAGGTCTGATCCGCGGCGGTGCAGGCACCCCGACCGCTTCGGAGGGCGGTGCTGCCTGAATCTGCCGCTCGTCAAAGTCTTCATCGGGGAAATAGGGATCGTCCCCATCATCCCGCATGGCACCATCGACAGGCCCACTCCCGGATGGCGTGCGTTCCTGCGCCTTCTGGCGGGCACGGGCAGTGCGGGAGGAACGGTTTTCCTCCCGCACCCCCTGTTCCATCACCGTCATATCATAGCGGAGATGCCCCTCCGCATCGTCCTCATCATCCACCAGCCGGACCGCACGCTGTTTCAGCCGCCCCAGCAATCCGCCACCCCGACCGAACAGACCGCGTGAACGAGACATGGCGGGACCGATATGGTCACCATAAACCGATGACAGGGACGCCGCTCCACGCCCTGCAGCCCGCCACTCCCCCGCAGAAAGGCCAAACGCCAGAAAGACCAGCAGGATGGCCAGGCCAAGCCCTGCCACCCAGATCAATCCATCCCCCAGCGGTCCCAGCACTGCATGTCCGGCCTGGAGCGAAGCACCGGCCAGCAGATCGCCGCTCAATCCGCCCGGGCCGGCGGAACTTGGCCAGTTCCGATGCAAGGCAGGAACCAGTTGTCCCACAGCCGCCACCACGGCAGACACAACCGGCATGGCGACAAGCAGACTGCCGAACCGCAAGATCACACTGCCCAGTCCGCGATGGGACGAAATCCGCCATGCCCAGATCAGCATCGCCAGCACCGGCAGGATCGCCGCCACCCCAAATCCCTGCAACAACACATCCGCCAGCATGGCCCCGGCACGGCCTGCCAGATTGGTTGGCTCCTGCCCGGTTGCGGTATCGAAGGAAGGATCGTGCGGGTTATAGGTTACCAGCGCGATCAGCAGTGCCAAAGCAACAAGGCCCAGCACCAATCCCCCCATCTCCGCCATACGGCGATGGGCAAGTGCTTTCAGGGCGGGGGACAGGAAACGTTTTGCCTGCCTCTGACGTGGCGAGGTCACGACGGCCATCTGGTCTCCACTGTTCAGCAAATGTTTCAACCTTACCCGATAAGTCCCTGATCAGCAAAGGCCCATACCGCATCTATCCATACCGTGATGACATGTGTGAGTGGAAAGCAGCCGCTTCGCACATGTTATCGAACCGGTCCATCATCAGAAACGTTCGCTCCGGACTTTCGCGGGGTTGCGAGCGGCAGACAGCATCCCAACTACCAACATGATTGCCCCATCAGGTCCCCAGCAGGGGCGCAGGCATTTTTTTCATGATCCGGAAGGATTTTTATCTATGTCGTCCACAACCCTTTTCTCTGCTGGCCAGATTGGTGCCATACCGGTTGCAAACCGCGTTGCCATGGCTCCCCTGACACGCGCCCGTGCAGGCATGGACGGGGTGCATACGCCACTCGCAATCGCTTACTATCGCCAACGCGCCTCCGCCGGTTTGATCATCAGCGAAGCCACCAATATTTCGCGGCAGGGACGCGGTTATGCCTTCACGCCCGGGATATATACCGATGCCCATGTCGCCGCCTGGCGTCCGGTTGTCGATGCCGTGCATGAAGCAGGGGGGCGTATCGTTTTGCAGCTATGGCATGTCGGACGAATTTCCCACACCAGCCTGCAGGAAAACGGACAACCCCCTGTCGCGCCTTCCGCCATTCAGGCCGGGCAGACGACATTCACCGAATCTGGTCCAGCCCGTCCCTCCATGCCCCGTGCGCTGCATATCGATGAAATTCCCGGCATCATCGATGATTATCGCAATGCTGCACGCCGTGCCAAAGACGCCGGCTTTGATGGCGTGGAAGTGCATTCCGCCAATTGCTATCTGCTGGAACAATTCATCCGCGACAGCACCAATCATCGCGACGACGCCTATGGTGGCTCGATCGAAAACAGAACCCGCCTGTCTTTCGAAGTCACACAGGCCGTTGCCGAAATATGGGGTGCAGACCGCGTCGGCATCCGTCTGTCTCCCATGACACATTCCGCAGGAGATACTCCGCTCGACAGCACGCCGGCGGAAACATACGGATTTCTGGCAGAGCGGCTCGGCACGTTGGGTCTGGCCTACCTGCACTGCATCGAAGGCAATACGCGTGAGACAAATGCCAAAGATGCTTTCGACTATCAGTCTCTGCATCGTGCGTTCGGGGGGGCCTATATCGCCAACAACAGTTATGATCGCGATCTGGCACTGGATGCAGTTGCATCCGGGCGGGCCGACATGGTGGCATTCGGGCGCCCCTTTATCGCCAATCCTGATCTGGTGGAACGGCTCCATCGCAATACACCGCTCGCCACAGCCTCTCAGGACGTTTTCTACGGTGGCGGCGCAGAAGGATACACGGATTTCCCGGCCATGACCGGTACCGGAGACTGACGGAGCAGCCTCATACTCTTTTTGAGTCTTAGTTCCGGGCTTTTTCTTCCTTGACCGGATTGTCCATTCCCAGCGGCAATCCGGTTCTTTGGAGTAAACGGGTTTCAATCTTCGGATCGTTGAAGGTCACGTTCTGCCAACCACCACCCAGCGCCTTGTAAAGCTGGATCGTATTACGGATACGGTCGAGTTTGCTGATGGCAACAGCATCTTCTGCGGCCAGTGCAGAACGCTGCGCATCCAGTACCCTCATATAGCCGGTCAAACCGTGTTCATAGAGAGTCCGGGACTGAGCAAGTGCCTTCTGGCTCTGGGCCTGCGCCTCCAGCAGATTTTTATCCCGCTCCTGTGCTGTGGAGAAATTGACCAGCGCATCCTCGACCTCACGCAGCGCGATCAGCACCGACTCCTCATACGTGATCCGCGCCGCTTCAGCTTCGGCCTGGGCTGCCGTCAGGCGGGCATGACGACGGCCGCCGTCAAACAAAGGCTGTGCAATGCCGACACCCATCATCCAGGTCATACTCGCCGCACTGAACAACTGGTGCAGTGTCGAGCTCATCGGCTGCACCACAATCGGGATCATGAAACGCGGATAAAGCTGTGCCTTTGCAACACCCACCTGGGCAAGGGCCATTGCGTAGTCCCGCTCCACCCGCCTGAGATCAGGGCGATCAGCGATTACCTGCGCCGGCAGCAGAACCGGCAAGGCAGGCGGCACCGGCAGAACAGGGGTAGGTTGCAACAGCTCGGCCTCCAGCGTGCCGCCGGGAGGCTTGCCAATCAGCACACCGATCGCATGCGCAGCCATGGCAATCATCGCATGCAAAGGTGGCTCGGTTGCCTTGATCGTCTCCAGCTCCGCCCGGGCCTGTGACAGATCGAGGGTTGAGCGTATCCCCTGACCGACCTCTTTGGATACCAGATCAACAATATGCTGTGCGGTAACTTCGTTTTTCCGCACGATCTCCAGCCGGAGCTGACTGGCCCGCAACACTGCATACTGGCTTGCCAGCTCGGAAATCAGGCTGACCAATATGGCACGTCTGCCCTCCACCAGCGCATCGGCACTGGCATTGGCAGCCTCCACCATCCGTCTTGTACCTCCGAAAATATCCAGCTCCCAACTGGAATCGAAAGTCGTATCCCAGTAACGGTACGCAATCTGCGGCAGGCCAGGCCATTGCATCGTACCTGAATATCCACGACTTTGCTTGGTAGCACTGAGATTGATCTGGGGATACCAACCAGCCACCGCATTTTCCCGCTCCGCACGGGCCATGATGATGCGTTGCTGGGCAATGGCCAGACTCAGATTGTTGCCAATAGCATCATCAACCAGCCGATCCAGCACCGGATCATCAAATGAGCGCCACCATTCTGCCAGGCTGATACGATCCCGCGATGTCGCGTGCTCGTGCTTTTCCGTCCAGTCAGGCGGGATATCGGTTTTTGGTTTTCTGAAATCAGGACCGACTGTGCAAGCAGAAAAAAATACTGCAAGGCTCAGGGGAAAAACGACTGATCTCACAGACGATCTTCCAACCACTGAACGGCACGTCCGGCAGCACTGTAGTCCTGATCAGCCTCATTGCCGAGTGCCACAGAGCAGGTCATACCAGCTGCCAGCGTAATTGATTTCGGAACCTTATCAATGTGAATCCTGACCGGAATACGTTGCGCCAGACGGACCCAGGTGAACACGGGGTCCACATCCGGCAAACCAAGATTATCCAGGGACTGATTCTTGTCGTTGATGCCACGACCAATACTGTCGACGTGACCGGAAAGAAGCTCTGAATATCCCATCAGCTTGATACGCGCAGGATCACCAGCCTTGATATGATGGAGCTTTGTTTCTTCAAAATAGCCATAAATATAGAAGCTGTCGGCATCAATCATTGCGAGCAAAGCATGGCCCGCCGTTGCATAATCCCCAACCCGCAGCTGAAGATTCGTCACATAGCCATTGACCGGCGCATACAGAACCGACCGCTCAAGATTGAGCTTTGCAACATCCAGATCGGCTTTTGCTTTTTCCACTGCTGCTGCTGATACGGCGGCCGTGGTACGGAACTGTTCCTGTTCTTCAGGGGAAACAATCCCTGTCAGGCCCTGCCGCCTTTTTACATCCGCCTGATTGTTCCGATACCGCGCCTGAGCACTGTCCAGCGCAGCCTGAGCTTGCGCGATGGCCAGACGGAAACGGATCGGGTCGAGTTCGAACAGCACATCACCCTTATGCACAAACTGATTGTCTCTGACGGCGACCCTGGTCACATATCCCGGCACTTCGGGACCTACGGAAACGACATAAGCGCGAACACGCCCATCGCGTGTCCAGGGTGCCAGCATGTAGACATGCCACAGCATCGCGCCCAGCCATAGTGCCACACCGACCATTACAAGCGTGATCATAATGCGAACGGCGTATTTCAGAAATCGCATGATCAGGACTTAATCCTATGCGTAAAGAACAAGCAGGGACAGGATCGACACATACACCGCCAGCTCAAAAAGCGGTGGGTGCCAGATGAATTGCAACAGCCCCGTCAATCGCCAGAAACTGCGCAGGATCGCAAACAGCACCAGTGCCATCACGCCGTAAACACTAATGGGGGCCACCAGAACACCCCAGATATTGACTTCATGAATCATGACTGTGAAACTTGCCTGCCCCCTTCCAGCAAAAGCAAATGAAGCTCGGCCAGAGAGGCCGCAGTCCGGAGCAACTGCGGATCATGCACACCGGCTGCTACCACCTCCCTGCATGCATGGTCAGCAAACTCGGCAGCACGCTGCGGCTGACGACGCAGGACGGCCAGCAGCCTTTGCACGGCAGGACGGGCGGAAACCGGAACAATGCCATGCTCGATAGCATGCCTGATCTTGAATATCTCCCTCCCTGTCAGCACCAGTGCAGCCGATCCCCGGCCTATCCGCCGCCGCTCCGGTCCTGCGGGAGGTAACCGGGCGGAAATGCGCATCAGTTTCTGGTATTGCGGATATTCCCATGTCAGGTTGGAGGCCGGCATTTTTTTACGGGCAGCATCCGATACTCCTCTCCATAGGGACAGGGTAGCCAGCCGAATGGACATCTCGAAACTGGGCGGCACCAAAATCATAAAGGCTATATTGGCCGCCAGAGCACCAATAATGCTGCTGAAGACAGAATTCAGAAATCCTGTCAGGTTATAATGAATGGGATTGGCAATCGGGCTCAGCACGGCATAAAACAGCATGATCGACATTGCGAGCGCGGGATTTCGTCCGCTTGCCTGCATATAGCCACATAATATCACTATGGGCATATAGGCCATCAGCAGCAGTGGAAATCCGTCCATATGCACCAGAATGCCATAGACCAGCACGAATGACAGGACACTGGCGATCAACGTACCTTGCAGGAACGCTTTCATCATCCCCGAGGGATTATCACCCGTTGCCGCCAGAGCAACGATAATCGCGGTCATCACGATTGCGCTGCCCCCGCTGGGCCATTCGGTATAGATCCAGAATAATCCCAACAATTCAGCAGCCAGAAACGCCCGCAATCCACTGCGCAGAGCAGTCACATGATCACGCCACAGCGGTAGCCTGACCCGGCGAATTTTCTGCACCCGCGGATCGGCAAGCCGTGCCATCATCCGCAACTGCCGTGCAGCGTCATCAAGAAGATTGACCAGCCCGAGCGATTTCAGACACTGCGTATGATTGGCAAAGTGCCGCAGCTCCACATGCATGTGGGAGGATGCGGCAACCAGGTGTCGCAGCTCCTGAACATTGTCTGGTATGTGCTGAATCAGATTTGACAATATCCGGCGCAAACGGGCTGCAGCCTCTGCGGTCTGCGGATCAGCCGACAATGCCTGCAACCTCTCCCCGATCCGCATGCTGCTTGCCGTCACGGATGTCATGAGACCGAATAGCTGCCGGAACGCATTGGCGCGACGGGCAACCTCACTGCTCTCCGCCGCCCCGAACTCGACCGCCTGATCGTAGGAGGCAATGCGGAACAGCAGGCGACGACGCGTATCTAAAATCTTTTCTTCAGAGGCCCCATCCCTGACCATCGTCAGTAATTCCGACAGATCCCGCAGGGACTGCATGGAATCTGCTTGAAGCTTATTCTCAGAAGTAGCCGGCTGAAGCAGCATCGTCACCAATGCACTGCATACAATCCCCAGTGACACCACGGACAGCCGGTCCAACGCGACACTGAAAATCGTATCCGGATGGGCCAGCACGTCGCCGAAGCCTATCAAGGCGATGGTATATCCTGCCAGCGCCGCACTATAAGCACGAAAATAGCGCAGAAGGTTGGAGATATAGCTGCAACATCCCGTCCAGACAGCAAAAGCCGACAGATACAGCAAAGGCGACTGCACAAACAGCGCAACCGCCATGATACTCGCTACACAGCCAAGGATCGTCCCCAGAAAACGCCACAGGCTTTTGGAAAGAATGGCCCCCCGCATCGGGCTTGCGACAATGATCGTCGTGACAAGGGCAGAAGAAGGATTCTGAAGCTGTAGAAAATAGGCGCAATACAGGGCAAGCGATCCACTCAGGGCCAGCCTCAGCGCATAAAAAAAGGCCGCTGATCTCAGAAACCCCGGCAGCCAGGCTCCCATGTCAAACCCATCCTGACCGGCTGTATGCGATGCTACCGGCATGACCGTCTCAGCCCTCTGTCACTTGCGGGAGACCGGCCGCCACATCCCACATCCTGTCTTCTGTCAAAACCTGTTCCAGATCAGAAAGGGTCTTTATGCAGGCAGTCAACTGCTCTGGCTCTATCAGCGCCATCAGGGCCTGGTCGGTCCTGCAACAGATGATCAGGACCTGATCCAGGACGCGCCTTCCCTCCGCCGTCATGCGCAGGAGTTTGGATCGGCGATCTGCCGGATCTTCATAGCGTTCGATCAGGGATTGCCCTTCCAACAGATCGAGCAAGCGCACCAGAGAGGGGCTTTCTATATCCAGCATGCGTGCGAGTTCGACCTGACGTACCCCATCCCCGGCCCGGCCCAGATAAAAGAGCGGGCGCCAGCTTGCTTCGGTCAGTCCGAAATGGCTTACATTCCGCGTGATCTCACGCCGCCACGCAGTGGTGACACGATGCATCAGGCGGCAGAATTCTCCGGGTGGAATATCCATGGCAGTTCATTAGAATACTATTTTTTAGAAGGCTATGAATATTATAATCTACTGACCACAAAAAAAGGGGGAAGCTGAAGCTTCCCCCGGAAAGTCGACATGATGAACGAGGTTTAAAGACGGTCAGCCCAGACGTTCGCCATGCAGCGTGACATCGAGACCTTCGACTTCCTCTTCCTGCGTTACGCGCAGGCCGATGACGACATCAATGATCTTGAGCAGGATGAAAGTCATCACGCCGCTCCAGACCAGAGTGATGCCAACCGCCTTGGCCTGAATGATCAGCTGCGGAATCCCCCCGACTACACCGGCGGGAGAGGCATCGGTCGCAGAAAGCGGACCGTAAGCGAAAATACCGGTCAGCAGAGCGCCGGTAATACCGCCGATACCATGGACGCCCCAGGCATCAAGACTGTCATCATAGCCGAGCATGTGCTTCAGGCTGGTCGCACCCCAGAAGCAGATGGCACCGGCGATCAGACCGATCAGCACAGCCGGTCCAGGCAGCACGAAACCGGCTGCCGGGGTGATAGCGACCAGACCAGCCACGGCACCGGAAAGTGCACCCAGCACGGTCGGTTTGCCACGGACCATCCATTCCACCACGATCCAGCCAATCGCCGCACCGGCAGCACCCAGCTGGGTAGCGACAGCCGCCATCGCCGCACGACCACCGGCACTGCCGGCAGAACCGGCATTGAAGCCGAACCAGCCCACCCACAGCAGGGAGGCACCGATCAGAGCATAGGACAGGTCATGCGGTGACATATCATCCCGGCCATAGCCATAACGCTTGCCGAGCACGAGGGCACAGACCAGACCGGCCACCCCGGCATTGATATGCACGACTGTGCCGCCGGCGAAGTCAGCGGCCCCCATACCGGCCAGCCAGCCATTCGACGCCCAGACCCAGTGTGCGACGGGGCTGTAGACGATCAGCGACCACAGGACGATGAACACCAGATAGGCGCTGAACTTCATACGATCAGCAAACGCACCGGCGATCAGCGCCGGCGTGATGATCGCGAAGGTCATCTGGAAGAACATGAAAAGAGATTCCGGGATCGTCATGCCCGCCATAGGCGCATCACTGCCCTTGACGATATGGTCGGCAATGCCGTTCAGCAGGAAGCGGGACATGTCGCCGACATAGGCATTGCCCGTCCCGAAAGCGAGGCTGTAGCCAGCCACCATCCATACGATGGACAGTACAGCGGCCGCGGAAAAGGCCTGCATCATCGTCGCCAGAATGTTCTTCTTGCGCACCATGCCGGCATAGAACAGGCCAAGGCCGGGAACGGTCATCATCAGCACGATCACACTGCTGATCAGCATCCACGCGGTATCACCGCTGTCGATCTTCGGCGTATCGGCCCAGGCGGGCATGGCCGCGAAAAGCGGCAGCGCCGCAGCGGCAGCACCCAGCCCCAGCTTGCGGCTCCCCATCTTGCGGCTTGGTAACCGCGCCTGTGCCCGGCAGTTTTCCGGGCAAGGAAGATCAGCTTTCATTCTTTGGTGTCCCCCAATGAAACACATACGCTGCGCATGTACGGGCTCAGCATTCTTTGCATCCCCGCCACGTGGCGCTTTTTGACCGTTCCCGGCCTTCAGTGATGTGACGAAACGGCTTTACAGCGCGTCCGCATCCAGTTCCCCGGTGCGGATGCGAACGGCGCGTTCGATATCGAGAACAAAAATCTTGCCGTCACCGATCTTACCGGTATTCGCCGCTTTCATGATGGCTTCGACCACCTGCTCGGCAAGGCTGGCCGGAACAGCAACCTCAATCTTTACCTTCGGCAGAAAACTGACGTGATATTCTGCCCCACGATAGATTTCAGTCTGGCCTTTCTGACGGCCAAATCCCTTGACCTCCGTCACGGTCAGCCCCTGCACACCCAGCGGCGTCAGTGCTTCCCGCACATCGTCAAGCTTGAAGGGCTTGATAACAGCCACAATCAGCTTCATCCCGGTGCTCTCCTTCCCTTTGGCGGAACGCCATTGCAATTTGCGGGGCGTGTCCCACACGGGCAGGCCCCGTGATGCACAACGCACCGCATGCGAAATCTGTAT
It encodes:
- a CDS encoding DNA translocase FtsK codes for the protein MKHLLNSGDQMAVVTSPRQRQAKRFLSPALKALAHRRMAEMGGLVLGLVALALLIALVTYNPHDPSFDTATGQEPTNLAGRAGAMLADVLLQGFGVAAILPVLAMLIWAWRISSHRGLGSVILRFGSLLVAMPVVSAVVAAVGQLVPALHRNWPSSAGPGGLSGDLLAGASLQAGHAVLGPLGDGLIWVAGLGLAILLVFLAFGLSAGEWRAAGRGAASLSSVYGDHIGPAMSRSRGLFGRGGGLLGRLKQRAVRLVDDEDDAEGHLRYDMTVMEQGVREENRSSRTARARQKAQERTPSGSGPVDGAMRDDGDDPYFPDEDFDERQIQAAPPSEAVGVPAPPRIRPDPRITVAVPARASSLSAQSAASYGRSARQVVEEEPGWQLPPLDLLTQPPPRGGSRPSDEVLQENARLLETVLGEYGVQGAIRDIRPGPVVTLYELEPAPGIRSARVIGLAEDVARSLSVLAVRIATVPGRNVIGIEVPNDKRETVYLAELLGADEAMRHPGRLALALGKDIGGAPVVADLARMPHLLIAGTTGSGKSVGVNAMILSLLYRLSPDQCRLILIDPKMLELSVYDGIPHLMSPVVTEPAKAVTALKWVVREMERRYRSMSQLSVRNVTGYNERVAEARARGEVVTRRVQTGFDPETGRPTFEEQQLALEPLPFIVVVIDEMADLMMVAGKEIEAAVQRLAQMARAAGIHVIMATQRPSVDVITGTIKANFPTRISFQVISKFDSRTILGEQGAEQLLGQGDMLYMAGGGRILRTHGPFVSDGEVEKVVDFLRAQGEPHYVEEVTEGSDEDGGSMIPGMGGAGDGEKGLFDQAVALVAREGKASTSFIQRHLSIGYNRAAKLIEQMEKEGIVGPANHVGKREVLVRRTPREDD
- a CDS encoding alkene reductase codes for the protein MSSTTLFSAGQIGAIPVANRVAMAPLTRARAGMDGVHTPLAIAYYRQRASAGLIISEATNISRQGRGYAFTPGIYTDAHVAAWRPVVDAVHEAGGRIVLQLWHVGRISHTSLQENGQPPVAPSAIQAGQTTFTESGPARPSMPRALHIDEIPGIIDDYRNAARRAKDAGFDGVEVHSANCYLLEQFIRDSTNHRDDAYGGSIENRTRLSFEVTQAVAEIWGADRVGIRLSPMTHSAGDTPLDSTPAETYGFLAERLGTLGLAYLHCIEGNTRETNAKDAFDYQSLHRAFGGAYIANNSYDRDLALDAVASGRADMVAFGRPFIANPDLVERLHRNTPLATASQDVFYGGGAEGYTDFPAMTGTGD
- a CDS encoding efflux transporter outer membrane subunit, yielding MRSVVFPLSLAVFFSACTVGPDFRKPKTDIPPDWTEKHEHATSRDRISLAEWWRSFDDPVLDRLVDDAIGNNLSLAIAQQRIIMARAERENAVAGWYPQINLSATKQSRGYSGTMQWPGLPQIAYRYWDTTFDSSWELDIFGGTRRMVEAANASADALVEGRRAILVSLISELASQYAVLRASQLRLEIVRKNEVTAQHIVDLVSKEVGQGIRSTLDLSQARAELETIKATEPPLHAMIAMAAHAIGVLIGKPPGGTLEAELLQPTPVLPVPPALPVLLPAQVIADRPDLRRVERDYAMALAQVGVAKAQLYPRFMIPIVVQPMSSTLHQLFSAASMTWMMGVGIAQPLFDGGRRHARLTAAQAEAEAARITYEESVLIALREVEDALVNFSTAQERDKNLLEAQAQSQKALAQSRTLYEHGLTGYMRVLDAQRSALAAEDAVAISKLDRIRNTIQLYKALGGGWQNVTFNDPKIETRLLQRTGLPLGMDNPVKEEKARN
- a CDS encoding efflux RND transporter periplasmic adaptor subunit; its protein translation is MRFLKYAVRIMITLVMVGVALWLGAMLWHVYMLAPWTRDGRVRAYVVSVGPEVPGYVTRVAVRDNQFVHKGDVLFELDPIRFRLAIAQAQAALDSAQARYRNNQADVKRRQGLTGIVSPEEQEQFRTTAAVSAAAVEKAKADLDVAKLNLERSVLYAPVNGYVTNLQLRVGDYATAGHALLAMIDADSFYIYGYFEETKLHHIKAGDPARIKLMGYSELLSGHVDSIGRGINDKNQSLDNLGLPDVDPVFTWVRLAQRIPVRIHIDKVPKSITLAAGMTCSVALGNEADQDYSAAGRAVQWLEDRL
- a CDS encoding DUF1656 domain-containing protein; its protein translation is MIHEVNIWGVLVAPISVYGVMALVLFAILRSFWRLTGLLQFIWHPPLFELAVYVSILSLLVLYA
- a CDS encoding FUSC family protein, giving the protein MPVASHTAGQDGFDMGAWLPGFLRSAAFFYALRLALSGSLALYCAYFLQLQNPSSALVTTIIVASPMRGAILSKSLWRFLGTILGCVASIMAVALFVQSPLLYLSAFAVWTGCCSYISNLLRYFRAYSAALAGYTIALIGFGDVLAHPDTIFSVALDRLSVVSLGIVCSALVTMLLQPATSENKLQADSMQSLRDLSELLTMVRDGASEEKILDTRRRLLFRIASYDQAVEFGAAESSEVARRANAFRQLFGLMTSVTASSMRIGERLQALSADPQTAEAAARLRRILSNLIQHIPDNVQELRHLVAASSHMHVELRHFANHTQCLKSLGLVNLLDDAARQLRMMARLADPRVQKIRRVRLPLWRDHVTALRSGLRAFLAAELLGLFWIYTEWPSGGSAIVMTAIIVALAATGDNPSGMMKAFLQGTLIASVLSFVLVYGILVHMDGFPLLLMAYMPIVILCGYMQASGRNPALAMSIMLFYAVLSPIANPIHYNLTGFLNSVFSSIIGALAANIAFMILVPPSFEMSIRLATLSLWRGVSDAARKKMPASNLTWEYPQYQKLMRISARLPPAGPERRRIGRGSAALVLTGREIFKIRHAIEHGIVPVSARPAVQRLLAVLRRQPQRAAEFADHACREVVAAGVHDPQLLRTAASLAELHLLLLEGGRQVSQS
- a CDS encoding MarR family winged helix-turn-helix transcriptional regulator; protein product: MDIPPGEFCRLMHRVTTAWRREITRNVSHFGLTEASWRPLFYLGRAGDGVRQVELARMLDIESPSLVRLLDLLEGQSLIERYEDPADRRSKLLRMTAEGRRVLDQVLIICCRTDQALMALIEPEQLTACIKTLSDLEQVLTEDRMWDVAAGLPQVTEG
- a CDS encoding ammonium transporter; translated protein: MGSRKLGLGAAAAALPLFAAMPAWADTPKIDSGDTAWMLISSVIVLMMTVPGLGLFYAGMVRKKNILATMMQAFSAAAVLSIVWMVAGYSLAFGTGNAYVGDMSRFLLNGIADHIVKGSDAPMAGMTIPESLFMFFQMTFAIITPALIAGAFADRMKFSAYLVFIVLWSLIVYSPVAHWVWASNGWLAGMGAADFAGGTVVHINAGVAGLVCALVLGKRYGYGRDDMSPHDLSYALIGASLLWVGWFGFNAGSAGSAGGRAAMAAVATQLGAAGAAIGWIVVEWMVRGKPTVLGALSGAVAGLVAITPAAGFVLPGPAVLIGLIAGAICFWGATSLKHMLGYDDSLDAWGVHGIGGITGALLTGIFAYGPLSATDASPAGVVGGIPQLIIQAKAVGITLVWSGVMTFILLKIIDVVIGLRVTQEEEVEGLDVTLHGERLG
- a CDS encoding P-II family nitrogen regulator; its protein translation is MKLIVAVIKPFKLDDVREALTPLGVQGLTVTEVKGFGRQKGQTEIYRGAEYHVSFLPKVKIEVAVPASLAEQVVEAIMKAANTGKIGDGKIFVLDIERAVRIRTGELDADAL